A window from Sphingobacterium hotanense encodes these proteins:
- the katG gene encoding catalase/peroxidase HPI — MEHSNGDISKCPFHNGTLKATGSAGRGTQNKDWWPNQLPLHILKQHSEKSNPMGSDFDYAEAFKSLDLEALKQDLKQLMTDSQDWWPADFGHYGPLFIRMAWHSAGTYRVQDGRGGAGAGQQRFAPLNSWPDNVSLDKARRLLWPIKQKYGRQISWADLIILTGNMALESMGFKTIGFAGGRPDVWEPDMDVYWGSERTWLGGDLRYTQGSQGVVEGRGVVSSDDNADGEIHSRDLENPLAAVQMGLIYVNPEGPDGNPDPAASAFDIRDTFSRMAMNDEETLALIAGGHTFGKTHGAASAEHVGPEPEAADLEMQGLGWKNSFGTGNAGDTITSGLEVTWTSKPTEWSNLFLTYLYGFEWELTKSPAGAHQWVAKGTGNIIPDAHDPSKKHRPTMLTSDIALRVDPIYEKIGRRFLDNPDEFADAFGKAWFKLTHRDMGPKERYLGPDVPQEVFVWQDPIPEVTHELVTQGDIAQLKQQILGLGLSVAELVGTAWASASTFRGSDKRGGANGARIRLEPMKNWEVNNPIQLDKVLKALENLQSEFNATGKTISFADLIILAGAAGIEQAARNAGKDLSVPFNPGRGDAPQEMTDVASLKWLEPIADGFRNYRKLPNKDVSTEELLIDKAQLLQLTAPELTVLLGGLRSININYDNSNNGILTDRPGQLTNDFFINLLDMGTQWKAMDESKEIYLGSDRKTGDPRWTATRADLVFGSNSELRAVAEVYASADAQDKFYEDFVDAWNKVMNADRYDLK; from the coding sequence ATGGAACATTCTAATGGAGACATCAGCAAGTGTCCTTTTCATAACGGCACCTTAAAGGCAACTGGCAGCGCAGGAAGAGGAACCCAGAACAAAGATTGGTGGCCCAACCAATTACCCTTGCACATCTTGAAGCAGCATTCCGAAAAGAGCAACCCGATGGGGTCCGATTTTGATTATGCAGAGGCTTTCAAAAGCTTAGATCTAGAAGCGCTTAAGCAAGATCTAAAACAACTCATGACCGACTCTCAAGATTGGTGGCCTGCAGATTTCGGACACTACGGTCCTTTGTTCATCCGCATGGCATGGCATAGCGCAGGTACCTACCGCGTGCAGGACGGTCGCGGCGGCGCAGGCGCAGGACAACAACGCTTCGCTCCGCTAAACTCATGGCCTGATAACGTATCTCTTGACAAAGCACGACGCCTTTTATGGCCAATTAAACAAAAATATGGACGTCAGATTTCCTGGGCGGATCTGATTATCTTGACGGGAAACATGGCGCTGGAATCCATGGGATTTAAAACCATCGGTTTCGCTGGCGGACGTCCGGATGTATGGGAACCGGACATGGACGTCTACTGGGGGTCTGAAAGAACTTGGTTAGGCGGCGATCTCCGTTATACACAGGGCTCGCAGGGCGTGGTGGAAGGTCGCGGCGTGGTCTCATCGGATGATAATGCCGATGGGGAAATCCATAGTCGCGACCTGGAAAATCCGCTGGCGGCCGTTCAAATGGGATTGATTTATGTGAATCCGGAGGGTCCCGACGGAAATCCAGATCCTGCCGCATCGGCTTTTGATATCCGCGATACCTTCAGCAGAATGGCGATGAACGACGAAGAAACCTTAGCACTTATCGCTGGTGGCCACACTTTCGGAAAGACGCACGGAGCGGCCTCTGCCGAGCACGTAGGGCCAGAGCCCGAGGCGGCAGACCTCGAGATGCAAGGCCTTGGCTGGAAAAATAGTTTTGGCACAGGGAATGCCGGTGACACGATCACCTCCGGGCTTGAAGTCACTTGGACGAGCAAACCTACCGAATGGTCTAACTTATTTCTTACCTATCTATATGGATTTGAGTGGGAACTGACCAAATCACCCGCGGGCGCCCATCAGTGGGTAGCGAAAGGTACTGGAAACATTATTCCCGATGCCCACGATCCATCGAAAAAACACCGTCCGACGATGCTCACATCCGATATTGCGCTGCGCGTAGACCCAATTTACGAAAAGATCGGCCGCCGCTTCTTAGACAACCCCGATGAGTTTGCGGATGCCTTTGGGAAGGCCTGGTTTAAATTGACCCACCGCGATATGGGACCGAAAGAACGCTACCTGGGTCCCGATGTTCCTCAAGAGGTATTCGTGTGGCAGGACCCCATCCCCGAGGTGACGCATGAACTGGTCACCCAGGGGGATATTGCCCAATTGAAACAGCAGATTTTAGGACTCGGTCTCAGCGTGGCAGAACTCGTCGGAACGGCATGGGCCTCAGCATCTACGTTCCGCGGCTCGGATAAACGCGGAGGGGCGAATGGTGCGCGCATTCGACTGGAACCGATGAAGAACTGGGAAGTAAACAACCCTATACAACTCGACAAGGTACTTAAGGCTTTAGAAAACCTTCAATCAGAATTCAACGCCACCGGAAAGACAATTTCCTTTGCGGATCTGATCATTCTGGCAGGAGCAGCAGGAATTGAGCAAGCAGCAAGAAACGCCGGTAAGGATCTTTCGGTTCCTTTTAACCCTGGCCGTGGAGACGCACCTCAAGAAATGACGGACGTGGCCTCATTGAAGTGGTTGGAGCCGATCGCCGACGGCTTTAGAAATTACCGCAAATTACCAAATAAGGATGTCTCCACCGAAGAGCTTCTCATTGACAAGGCGCAGCTGTTGCAGCTGACCGCTCCTGAGCTAACGGTTCTTTTGGGAGGTCTCCGCTCGATCAATATCAACTACGACAACTCCAACAATGGTATCTTGACCGACCGGCCTGGACAATTGACTAACGATTTCTTCATCAACCTGCTGGATATGGGAACCCAATGGAAAGCCATGGATGAATCCAAGGAAATCTATCTAGGCAGTGACAGAAAAACCGGTGACCCACGATGGACTGCTACCCGTGCAGACTTAGTCTTCGGATCGAACTCAGAACTTCGCGCGGTAGCAGAAGTCTATGCGTCTGCTGATGCACAAGATAAGTTTTATGAAGATTTTGTCGACGCATGGAATAAGGTCATGAATGCGGATCGCTATGATCTCAAATAA
- a CDS encoding YciE/YciF ferroxidase family protein: MAKQKDTSKQANAHLHELFVDELRDILGAERQLLKGLKKMENAAQSEQLKDAFKTHYQQTEGQIERLKSVFEELGMSARGKKCKAMEGLLAEAEEIIEEFQDDADVIDAALIAAAQKVEHYEIASYGCVVTYAKLMGHKQAQETLFQTLEEEKQTDSLLTDIALSSANKK, encoded by the coding sequence ATGGCAAAACAGAAAGATACCAGTAAGCAAGCAAATGCACATTTGCATGAATTATTTGTTGATGAACTGAGAGACATACTTGGCGCCGAGCGTCAATTGCTTAAAGGGTTAAAGAAAATGGAAAATGCTGCCCAGAGCGAGCAATTGAAAGATGCGTTTAAAACTCACTATCAACAGACTGAAGGGCAAATTGAACGGTTGAAGTCCGTGTTTGAAGAATTGGGTATGAGTGCGCGCGGCAAGAAATGTAAGGCGATGGAGGGGTTACTGGCGGAAGCTGAAGAAATTATTGAAGAATTTCAAGATGACGCAGATGTGATCGACGCGGCATTAATTGCTGCAGCCCAGAAAGTTGAGCATTATGAAATCGCCAGCTACGGATGTGTGGTGACGTACGCCAAATTAATGGGGCATAAACAGGCGCAGGAGACGCTTTTCCAGACGCTTGAAGAGGAAAAGCAGACCGATTCGTTGTTGACCGACATTGCTTTGTCAAGCGCAAATAAAAAGTAA